In the genome of Flexistipes sinusarabici DSM 4947, one region contains:
- the hisA gene encoding 1-(5-phosphoribosyl)-5-[(5-phosphoribosylamino)methylideneamino]imidazole-4-carboxamide isomerase — MLIIPAIDLLDAKVVRLKKGDMKDYKIYSDDPVSAAAEFQKMGVKRLHIVDLDGAKKGESVNFDVIERIVRHTDMEVEVGGGIRTFERVEAYFALGVKYVILGTTAVKDIPLTKKIASAYPGRVILGMDARNGILSAEGWYEDSSLTVEDFISEYKNTPFESVIYTDILRDGMLQGINIEKTGELAAKIPFGVIASGGLKSKDDVYALQKIENIKGCIVGKAFYEGLIDIKELLEEEIFNA; from the coding sequence ATGTTGATAATTCCGGCAATTGATCTGCTTGATGCTAAAGTTGTAAGGCTGAAGAAAGGCGATATGAAAGATTATAAGATATACTCCGATGATCCTGTGTCTGCAGCTGCCGAATTCCAGAAAATGGGTGTGAAAAGACTTCATATCGTTGATCTGGACGGTGCAAAAAAAGGGGAAAGCGTCAACTTTGATGTGATAGAGCGGATCGTACGTCATACTGATATGGAAGTAGAGGTGGGCGGCGGTATCCGGACATTTGAAAGAGTGGAAGCTTATTTTGCCCTGGGAGTTAAATATGTTATACTTGGAACTACAGCTGTCAAAGATATTCCGTTGACCAAAAAAATTGCTTCCGCATATCCGGGCAGAGTAATACTTGGTATGGATGCAAGAAACGGTATCCTTTCTGCTGAAGGCTGGTATGAAGACAGCAGTCTGACAGTTGAGGATTTTATATCAGAGTATAAGAACACCCCTTTTGAAAGTGTTATATACACAGATATTCTAAGGGACGGTATGCTCCAGGGTATTAATATAGAAAAAACGGGGGAGCTGGCTGCCAAAATTCCTTTCGGGGTTATTGCCTCGGGAGGTTTGAAAAGCAAAGATGATGTTTATGCGCTTCAGAAAATAGAGAATATAAAAGGATGCATTGTGGGTAAAGCATTTTATGAAGGGCTGATCGATATTAAGGAGCTGCTGGAGGAGGAGATATTTAATGCATAG
- a CDS encoding DNA double-strand break repair nuclease NurA, which translates to MGSTSRKHKPNEWAAKINHTHIINDSFIKNFINNCSLPMSSFDIDKNDTDCLKTLNANIHNPIKYILAVDGGYTTVEVKKNFPSAQFAFFQFGAVLFNIEDLDALSKKPFIFPEDMQKLHNLERFKLAIPIKNIVVKNESSLKDSIRKSVYDFFMKERDQTSLMETLKWFIFEEYSDTPIDSYSLASNPNLNVGTGEFILKRNSINSDYTFNSPSGIVYLTDVFRLHEVIDEEHGAIGILGYLTRLIEQLILVHFMRIIFKCQKQWLKEFLFIADGPLSFSGQTANMHKPMRNLCNYFLQSENLFLVGLEKSGPFVEHAREIADPPSGKPVLDRGKYILPSNKYIYKYIIPGDFSTMHYGKTSYYSGKVIFHSYDGQILVLTVPVPDKNAIINPKKKDFANLDIILLNIQKLKCDMYDDTVVPVALANKLVSLANHPSKVLLEKFATSTYNK; encoded by the coding sequence ATGGGTAGCACAAGCAGAAAACACAAGCCTAATGAATGGGCTGCAAAAATTAACCATACTCATATTATCAACGATTCTTTCATTAAAAATTTCATAAACAACTGCTCTCTTCCAATGAGTTCTTTTGATATCGATAAGAATGATACAGACTGCTTAAAAACATTAAACGCTAATATTCACAATCCAATAAAATATATTCTCGCTGTTGATGGAGGTTATACAACTGTAGAAGTAAAAAAGAATTTTCCAAGCGCTCAATTTGCATTCTTCCAATTTGGTGCAGTTCTATTTAATATCGAAGACCTAGATGCATTATCAAAAAAGCCATTCATTTTCCCAGAGGATATGCAAAAACTACACAACCTTGAACGCTTTAAGCTTGCAATCCCAATTAAAAATATTGTTGTAAAAAATGAATCATCTCTGAAGGACTCAATTCGCAAATCAGTTTATGACTTTTTTATGAAAGAACGCGATCAAACAAGTTTAATGGAGACTTTAAAGTGGTTTATTTTTGAAGAGTATTCCGATACACCAATTGATAGCTACTCATTAGCAAGTAACCCAAACTTAAATGTTGGTACAGGTGAATTTATATTAAAGCGAAATTCTATAAACTCAGATTATACTTTTAATTCGCCTTCTGGGATAGTTTATTTAACTGATGTCTTTCGTCTTCATGAGGTCATAGATGAGGAGCACGGGGCTATTGGTATTTTAGGATACCTTACTAGACTTATAGAACAGCTTATTTTAGTTCATTTTATGAGAATAATTTTTAAGTGCCAAAAGCAGTGGTTAAAAGAATTCCTATTCATAGCTGATGGCCCATTAAGCTTTTCAGGGCAAACAGCCAATATGCATAAACCCATGCGAAATCTGTGTAATTATTTTTTGCAATCAGAAAATCTTTTTTTGGTAGGTTTGGAAAAGAGTGGGCCTTTTGTTGAACATGCAAGAGAAATCGCGGATCCACCAAGTGGTAAGCCGGTTTTGGATAGAGGAAAATATATTCTTCCAAGTAACAAGTATATTTATAAGTACATAATTCCAGGTGATTTCTCAACCATGCACTATGGCAAAACCTCATATTATAGTGGGAAAGTTATTTTTCACTCTTACGATGGTCAAATTTTAGTTTTAACAGTTCCGGTACCAGATAAAAATGCAATTATAAATCCAAAGAAGAAAGACTTTGCTAACCTTGATATTATTCTTTTAAATATACAAAAGCTTAAATGTGATATGTATGATGATACAGTAGTGCCCGTTGCTTTGGCAAATAAACTTGTGTCACTAGCTAATCATCCAAGTAAAGTTCTATTGGAAAAATTTGCTACATCAACATATAACAAATAA
- the rpmH gene encoding 50S ribosomal protein L34 has protein sequence MKKPTNIKKKRKQGFRARMKTRGGKQVLSRRRAKGRKRLAI, from the coding sequence ATGAAAAAACCGACGAATATCAAGAAGAAGCGTAAACAGGGCTTTCGTGCCCGTATGAAAACCCGCGGCGGCAAGCAGGTATTGAGCAGAAGAAGGGCAAAGGGGCGCAAACGTCTGGCAATTTGA
- a CDS encoding DNA-methyltransferase: MQNYDEIIKKELYNTKYGRLFVGDSVELSKSYLCRYYKNKFNLIITSPPFPLNNKKRYGNLQGNEYYEWFIKLAPIFSSLLTDDGSLVIEIGNAWEQGRPVQSLLHLECLLGLVKNQHADLRLIQEFVCYNPSRLPSPAQWVTINRIRTVDSYTHVWWIAKSDFPKADNTKVLRPYSKKMLRLIDKKKFNAGKRPSEHKISQKAFAKNNGGSIAHNLFELETLDPSREVRLPHNVLSFSNSISNDYYLKRCRSDNISPHPARMHSGLVNFFIEFLTRENDLVLDPFAGSNTTGYCAEKLKRKWISIEADSGYAHNSIIRFEEPSFDSKLKVSTHLGGDSVRKQT; encoded by the coding sequence ATGCAAAATTATGACGAAATTATAAAAAAAGAACTATATAATACAAAATATGGTAGATTATTTGTTGGTGACTCTGTTGAGTTGTCAAAGTCATATCTGTGCAGATACTATAAGAATAAATTCAATTTGATAATCACTTCACCTCCATTTCCACTAAACAACAAAAAGCGTTACGGAAATCTTCAGGGGAATGAATACTACGAATGGTTCATTAAATTAGCTCCAATATTCTCAAGCCTACTAACTGATGACGGCTCTCTTGTTATAGAGATTGGAAATGCATGGGAACAAGGTCGTCCAGTGCAATCATTGTTACACTTAGAATGTCTGTTAGGATTAGTTAAAAATCAGCATGCCGATTTACGTTTGATTCAGGAATTTGTTTGTTATAATCCATCACGCCTTCCTTCACCAGCCCAATGGGTAACAATCAATCGAATTAGGACTGTTGATAGTTATACACACGTTTGGTGGATTGCAAAAAGTGATTTTCCCAAGGCTGATAACACAAAAGTACTACGTCCTTATTCAAAAAAAATGCTACGTTTAATTGATAAAAAAAAGTTTAATGCCGGCAAACGACCTTCTGAACACAAAATTAGTCAAAAAGCTTTTGCAAAAAATAATGGAGGCAGTATTGCTCACAACCTTTTTGAATTAGAAACACTTGATCCATCTCGTGAGGTTCGCTTGCCTCATAACGTTTTAAGTTTTTCCAATTCTATATCAAATGACTACTATCTGAAAAGATGCAGAAGTGATAATATATCTCCACATCCAGCACGCATGCATAGTGGACTTGTAAATTTTTTCATAGAATTTCTTACCAGAGAAAATGATCTTGTTCTCGATCCTTTTGCTGGTAGCAATACAACAGGCTATTGTGCAGAAAAGCTTAAAAGAAAATGGATATCCATTGAAGCTGATAGTGGATATGCTCATAACTCAATCATTCGTTTTGAAGAACCGAGTTTCGATTCAAAATTAAAAGTTAGTACTCATTTAGGAGGTGATAGTGTTAGAAAACAAACTTAA
- the rnpA gene encoding ribonuclease P protein component, translating into MDERLPKNERLLKASDFKFVFQNGTKYKGKYLLMFSVSGDTRKFGVVVSKKVSKKAVVRNKIKRRLREIYRTNKSVLPEDTNVVVVALAGAVRVNYNELEKDFHNVCKKVFA; encoded by the coding sequence ATGGATGAGCGATTACCCAAAAATGAGAGGCTGCTGAAAGCTTCGGATTTTAAATTTGTTTTTCAGAATGGAACCAAATACAAAGGGAAATACTTGTTAATGTTTTCTGTTTCCGGCGATACAAGGAAATTCGGTGTAGTTGTCAGCAAAAAAGTGAGTAAAAAAGCCGTAGTTCGAAACAAAATTAAGCGCCGTTTAAGGGAGATTTATCGCACAAACAAATCTGTATTACCTGAAGATACTAACGTTGTAGTAGTTGCTTTGGCCGGAGCAGTAAGGGTGAATTATAATGAGCTTGAAAAAGATTTTCATAACGTCTGTAAAAAAGTTTTTGCTTAA
- the hisH gene encoding imidazole glycerol phosphate synthase subunit HisH: MIGIVDYGMGNLRSVANAFLKMDIKAEITDKPGDIDSYDRLVLPGVGAFGKCLENLKDNGLYEVTVDFIKSGKPFLGICVGMQLLFEKSYEYGEYNGMGIFPGAVKKFEIKKEGEYKIPHMGWNSLVLKKRHPLIEDIRDGEYMYFVHSYYAPVCDFSVATAEYAGVEFSALVVRENVAATQFHPEKSQQAGLKILKNFGEWKC; this comes from the coding sequence ATGATTGGTATTGTCGACTACGGAATGGGAAACTTAAGAAGTGTTGCCAATGCTTTCCTGAAAATGGATATAAAAGCTGAAATTACAGATAAGCCCGGAGATATCGATTCTTATGATCGTCTTGTTCTGCCGGGGGTGGGGGCTTTCGGAAAATGTCTGGAAAATCTTAAGGATAACGGTCTTTATGAGGTAACTGTAGATTTTATAAAAAGTGGCAAACCTTTTTTGGGGATATGCGTGGGAATGCAGCTGCTTTTTGAAAAAAGCTATGAGTACGGCGAATATAACGGGATGGGTATATTCCCCGGAGCTGTCAAAAAATTTGAAATAAAGAAAGAAGGTGAATATAAAATACCTCATATGGGATGGAACAGTCTGGTTCTGAAAAAACGGCATCCGCTGATTGAAGATATCAGAGACGGAGAGTATATGTATTTTGTGCATTCTTATTATGCGCCCGTTTGTGATTTTTCTGTGGCTACTGCTGAATATGCAGGAGTGGAGTTTAGTGCCCTTGTTGTCCGCGAAAATGTGGCGGCCACACAGTTTCATCCGGAAAAAAGCCAGCAGGCAGGATTAAAAATACTGAAAAATTTCGGGGAGTGGAAATGTTGA
- the yidD gene encoding membrane protein insertion efficiency factor YidD, producing the protein MSLKKIFITSVKKFLLKSISLYQKLLSPFLGRNCRFYPTCSAYAKEAIVKKGIFKGVILSLWRILRCHPYSKGGFDPVK; encoded by the coding sequence ATGAGCTTGAAAAAGATTTTCATAACGTCTGTAAAAAAGTTTTTGCTTAAATCAATATCGTTATATCAAAAATTATTATCCCCTTTTTTAGGAAGGAATTGCAGATTTTACCCCACCTGCTCGGCTTATGCTAAAGAAGCAATTGTTAAAAAGGGCATATTTAAAGGCGTGATCTTATCCTTGTGGAGAATCCTGAGGTGCCACCCATACAGCAAAGGCGGATTTGATCCTGTTAAATGA
- a CDS encoding ATP-binding protein, translated as MLENKLKEILNVDIFKEGRKNELFVGRPFYLDYESAQILVSDAWKHRVNGIPQGAFLLAFYDGEDGVEEAVLLRALTPSKLPTDMDVVSSMIEYYKEGADISGRAGSNNKSRLDDFTRYEFSFSGLQCRVIGSFYKLKTNIVQDGEEIENETLEFGADLENFYSANNYSVYKATGQVLRKIVNQRDGSVMAGNENEFKIGSVRYSSSRRFQSISEDVEVYISPQDFIGKRTAAFGMTRTGKSNTIKKLIEATAEISNKATVKNLPDIPEGVNPFNKEGAPIYPIGQIIFDINGEYANPNLQDEGTAIYELYKDKVFRYSVLEKPGFRVMKVNFYKEIENGFDLIRGYLENKNITGDYVNNFSAVDLSMPEDYSTDFSSKNRVDRIRAAYLCCLYKAGFKEPSDFKVKFKGNKEIDKEIGKNGIDPSKSVTLKEACLWFEWVWKNYEEDFFKNYEKNKGHEWADDDLKALLVFLTGYKKPSEKNSVSGYKKIRAKELHDLHTNIAKDSFDVEIPKLLRAGNIVIVDLSQGSPTVQSIFSERICRSIFTDSMGKFVDNKPNNFIQFYFEEAHNLFPKKEDKDLSHIYNRLAKEGAKLHLGLIYATQEVSSISSNILKNTQNWFIAHLNNEDELKELKKYYDFSDFIASLIKFSSGNDKGFVRMKTYTNPFVVPVQVDRFLANKEH; from the coding sequence GTGTTAGAAAACAAACTTAAAGAAATTTTAAACGTAGATATTTTTAAAGAAGGTCGTAAAAACGAGCTTTTTGTTGGCCGACCATTTTATCTTGACTATGAAAGCGCACAAATACTTGTTTCAGATGCTTGGAAGCATAGAGTAAATGGAATTCCCCAAGGCGCGTTTCTTTTAGCATTTTATGACGGAGAAGATGGTGTAGAAGAAGCAGTCTTGCTTAGGGCACTAACACCGTCAAAGTTGCCTACAGATATGGATGTTGTTAGCTCCATGATCGAGTATTACAAAGAAGGGGCAGATATTAGTGGTCGCGCAGGGAGTAATAATAAGAGTAGATTAGATGACTTTACTAGGTATGAGTTTAGCTTTTCTGGCCTACAGTGTAGAGTTATTGGGTCGTTTTATAAGCTTAAAACAAATATTGTTCAGGATGGAGAAGAAATTGAAAATGAAACTCTTGAGTTTGGCGCAGATTTAGAGAATTTCTATTCTGCAAATAACTATAGTGTATATAAAGCAACCGGGCAAGTTTTGCGAAAAATAGTGAATCAACGCGATGGAAGTGTGATGGCAGGCAATGAAAATGAATTTAAAATTGGTTCTGTTCGATATAGTTCTAGCCGACGTTTTCAGTCAATTTCAGAAGATGTGGAAGTGTACATAAGTCCTCAAGACTTCATTGGTAAACGAACTGCAGCTTTTGGTATGACACGAACTGGAAAGTCAAATACTATTAAAAAACTTATTGAAGCTACAGCTGAAATCTCAAATAAAGCCACAGTAAAAAATCTTCCTGACATTCCAGAAGGTGTAAATCCTTTTAATAAAGAAGGAGCACCAATATACCCCATTGGTCAAATAATTTTTGATATTAATGGGGAGTATGCCAACCCAAATTTGCAAGATGAAGGAACCGCTATATATGAACTATATAAAGACAAAGTATTTCGTTATAGTGTACTCGAAAAACCAGGATTTAGAGTAATGAAGGTAAATTTTTATAAAGAAATTGAAAACGGCTTCGACCTTATTAGAGGATACTTAGAAAATAAGAATATTACTGGCGATTATGTTAACAATTTTTCAGCAGTTGATTTGTCAATGCCCGAAGACTATTCAACAGATTTTTCATCTAAAAACCGAGTTGACAGAATAAGAGCAGCTTATCTTTGTTGCCTCTACAAAGCAGGCTTTAAAGAACCATCTGATTTTAAAGTCAAGTTTAAAGGAAATAAAGAAATTGATAAAGAAATAGGAAAAAATGGAATTGATCCAAGTAAATCTGTAACCCTTAAGGAAGCATGCCTTTGGTTCGAATGGGTATGGAAAAACTATGAAGAAGATTTTTTTAAAAATTATGAGAAAAATAAAGGTCATGAATGGGCGGATGACGACTTGAAAGCACTTCTTGTTTTTTTAACTGGATACAAGAAACCAAGCGAAAAAAATTCTGTAAGTGGTTACAAAAAAATTAGAGCAAAAGAGCTACATGACCTTCATACGAATATAGCTAAAGACTCTTTCGATGTTGAAATACCCAAGTTACTTAGAGCCGGGAACATTGTAATTGTAGATTTATCCCAAGGTTCTCCAACTGTACAATCCATTTTTTCTGAAAGAATATGCAGATCTATATTTACTGACTCAATGGGAAAATTTGTAGACAATAAACCGAATAACTTTATACAGTTTTATTTTGAAGAAGCTCATAACCTTTTTCCTAAAAAAGAAGATAAAGACCTTAGCCATATATATAACCGTTTAGCCAAAGAAGGAGCAAAACTTCATCTTGGTTTAATATATGCTACACAAGAAGTTAGTTCAATAAGTTCTAATATTCTCAAAAACACCCAGAACTGGTTTATTGCTCACTTGAATAATGAAGATGAACTAAAAGAGCTTAAAAAATATTACGATTTCTCTGATTTTATTGCCTCACTCATAAAGTTTAGTTCAGGCAATGACAAAGGGTTTGTCCGCATGAAAACTTACACAAATCCTTTTGTTGTTCCCGTTCAAGTAGACAGATTCTTGGCTAATAAGGAGCACTAA
- a CDS encoding phosphatidylglycerophosphatase A family protein, translated as MHRFCHLLATGFYVGHLRPPGTLGSLLAIVLIALTFYVSILGKFFVFVALFIIGIIVSEYYEKYHNERDASQIVIDEIVGYYFVLMFVSFNMINLLITFFLFRIFDISKPYPIKQLESIEGGTGVMLDDLIAGIYSLGIFHIIKVFI; from the coding sequence ATGCATAGATTCTGCCACCTTCTTGCCACCGGTTTTTATGTGGGACATCTGAGACCCCCGGGAACCCTGGGCTCACTTTTGGCTATTGTTTTGATTGCACTGACTTTTTACGTAAGTATCTTAGGCAAATTTTTTGTTTTTGTTGCTCTGTTTATTATTGGAATAATTGTTTCCGAATATTATGAAAAATATCACAATGAGAGAGATGCTTCACAGATTGTCATTGATGAAATTGTCGGTTATTATTTTGTACTCATGTTTGTTTCTTTTAATATGATAAATTTGTTGATAACATTTTTTCTTTTCAGAATTTTCGATATTTCCAAACCTTACCCTATAAAACAGCTGGAGTCGATAGAAGGGGGCACCGGGGTGATGCTTGATGACCTTATTGCCGGTATCTACTCTCTCGGTATTTTCCATATAATCAAGGTGTTTATATGA
- a CDS encoding IS5 family transposase, whose product MYYLLKTKGVVMEKYIEPTVLDSMLDFKANDSTYLDKINSLIDWKKVKSILDKKYRWTKNTSGSRAYSPLLLFKILLVQSWEKLSDPQAEFALKDRLSVIRFVGVSVSGEVPDHSTISRFRSRLLELEIFDELFSEINRQLSELNLIVKSRKEAIIDATLVESSCRPRKVVNDIAEDRHEGDDDNDSSCGGSGGNNESNISYSKDTDASWLKKGNRAYYGYKQFFCVNSDGYILGEMVKSARESEVRNLAPLLQKLNLPKGTAIYADKGYSSESNRKDISGTYADMIMYKAARNKPLTGFQKFHNKAVSKL is encoded by the coding sequence ATGTATTATTTATTAAAGACAAAAGGAGTTGTTATGGAAAAGTACATAGAACCCACAGTATTAGATTCAATGTTAGACTTTAAAGCTAATGATTCGACTTATCTTGATAAGATAAATTCACTTATAGACTGGAAGAAAGTAAAATCAATCCTTGATAAGAAATACAGATGGACTAAGAACACATCTGGCAGCAGAGCTTATTCCCCGTTACTTTTGTTTAAAATACTTTTAGTACAGTCGTGGGAAAAGCTGAGTGACCCTCAGGCTGAATTTGCCTTAAAGGATCGGTTGTCAGTAATAAGATTTGTAGGAGTAAGTGTATCCGGAGAAGTTCCGGATCACAGTACCATCAGCAGGTTTCGGAGCAGATTACTTGAATTGGAGATATTTGACGAGTTATTTTCAGAGATAAACAGGCAGTTATCGGAATTAAATTTAATAGTGAAAAGCAGGAAGGAAGCGATAATAGATGCGACATTGGTAGAGTCCTCGTGCCGTCCCCGTAAAGTAGTAAATGATATTGCAGAAGATCGGCATGAAGGAGATGATGACAATGATAGTTCCTGTGGTGGTTCCGGAGGGAATAATGAAAGCAACATAAGTTATTCGAAGGACACTGATGCGAGTTGGTTAAAGAAGGGTAATAGAGCGTATTATGGCTACAAACAATTTTTCTGTGTAAATTCGGACGGTTATATATTGGGAGAAATGGTAAAGAGTGCCAGAGAGAGTGAGGTGCGGAATTTGGCACCTTTATTACAAAAGCTTAATTTGCCTAAGGGAACGGCAATATATGCAGATAAAGGCTACAGCAGTGAATCTAACCGCAAAGACATATCAGGAACCTATGCAGATATGATAATGTATAAGGCAGCGCGGAATAAGCCACTTACAGGATTTCAGAAATTTCATAACAAGGCAGTAAGCAAGCTTTAA
- a CDS encoding geranylgeranyl reductase family protein, with product MNKRWDVIIIGAGPAGSISACKLSEAGLSVLIFDKKDFPREKVCGDGLLSDSIKCLKRCGVYDEVEKNANYIDETFFYSSFGTKVVIPGEYFTIKREIFDNILLRHATGKGVKFLPKKISRVEEGNDCFVCHSAEGESFTSNFGIIATGTDINLLKPSVSDKINCKPEAVGVRKYIQSDYITDKMFVSYERSIITGYAWIFPLGSGLYNTGCCAFYGKKGVNNLKKVHDEFLKGFTEAGKIVAAKTGETKLKGAVLRCGLKTGHLLNNKSSRYICIGETIGTTYPFTGEGIGKAMESGEFAAEYILERIRSDLPLVPAEYYS from the coding sequence ATGAACAAAAGATGGGATGTTATTATAATAGGTGCCGGTCCGGCCGGGAGTATTTCGGCCTGTAAATTGTCTGAAGCCGGGCTAAGTGTATTGATTTTTGATAAAAAAGATTTCCCCCGAGAAAAAGTGTGTGGTGACGGTCTGCTTAGTGATTCCATAAAATGTTTAAAAAGGTGTGGAGTGTATGATGAGGTCGAAAAGAACGCCAATTATATAGATGAAACCTTTTTTTACAGCTCATTCGGCACAAAAGTCGTTATTCCCGGCGAGTATTTCACCATAAAAAGAGAAATTTTTGATAATATTCTTTTAAGACATGCAACGGGAAAAGGTGTAAAGTTTTTACCCAAAAAGATTAGCAGAGTTGAAGAGGGGAATGATTGTTTTGTATGTCATTCTGCTGAAGGAGAGTCATTTACTTCAAATTTCGGTATCATTGCCACCGGTACGGACATTAATCTGTTAAAGCCAAGCGTTTCGGATAAAATAAACTGCAAACCGGAAGCTGTCGGTGTAAGGAAATATATCCAGTCTGATTATATAACAGATAAGATGTTTGTATCATACGAGCGCTCCATTATTACCGGATATGCCTGGATTTTTCCATTGGGCAGCGGTTTGTATAATACCGGCTGCTGCGCTTTTTACGGCAAAAAAGGCGTAAACAACCTCAAAAAGGTTCATGATGAGTTTTTGAAAGGATTCACTGAGGCCGGAAAGATTGTTGCGGCTAAAACAGGCGAAACAAAACTTAAAGGTGCGGTTTTAAGATGCGGGTTAAAAACAGGACATTTATTAAATAATAAAAGTAGCAGATATATATGTATAGGTGAAACAATCGGTACAACCTATCCTTTTACCGGTGAAGGGATAGGCAAAGCAATGGAATCCGGCGAGTTTGCTGCTGAATATATCTTAGAAAGAATAAGGTCGGATTTACCATTGGTGCCGGCAGAATACTATAGTTAA
- the hisB gene encoding imidazoleglycerol-phosphate dehydratase HisB: MSDRIAAKERKTAETNIYIKLNLDGNGSSEINTGSGFFDHMLELFAKHSGFDLKVAAEGDIHVDLHHLVEDAGIVMGSTLKEALGEKKGIERYGFFMLPMDETLVETAIDLGGRSFLNFDVQFSQDEVGGFDTELIEEFLRAFASNGLFNLHVILRYGSNTHHIAEAVFKSLARSLRTAVRQSGGGIPSTKGVV, encoded by the coding sequence ATGTCCGACAGAATAGCGGCAAAAGAAAGAAAGACTGCTGAAACAAACATTTATATTAAACTGAACCTGGACGGAAACGGCAGTTCTGAGATCAACACCGGATCAGGCTTTTTTGACCACATGCTTGAGCTTTTTGCAAAGCACAGCGGCTTTGATTTGAAAGTGGCTGCAGAGGGAGATATACATGTTGATTTGCATCATCTGGTGGAAGATGCAGGTATTGTCATGGGTAGCACATTGAAAGAGGCTTTGGGTGAGAAAAAGGGAATCGAGAGGTATGGTTTTTTTATGTTGCCTATGGATGAAACACTTGTGGAGACAGCTATTGATTTGGGAGGAAGAAGCTTTCTGAATTTTGATGTTCAATTTAGCCAGGATGAGGTTGGAGGCTTTGATACAGAGCTCATTGAAGAATTTTTAAGGGCATTTGCTTCAAACGGCCTGTTTAATCTCCATGTAATTTTAAGATACGGTTCAAATACACACCATATTGCTGAGGCGGTTTTTAAATCCCTTGCAAGGTCTTTACGAACAGCAGTGCGTCAAAGCGGAGGCGGTATTCCGTCAACAAAAGGAGTTGTCTGA